A stretch of Paenibacillus sp. URB8-2 DNA encodes these proteins:
- the hisC gene encoding histidinol-phosphate transaminase, which yields MSKFWSETVKGITPYVPGEQPGAKKVIKLNTNENPYPPPAQVLDAMKAAVTGRLKLYPDPECVGLRKAAADYYGLPIENIFAGNGSDEILAFCFKAFFNPGETILFPDITYSFYEVYARLFDISYQKIPLDEHFDIPLEPFFGPNGGILLANPNAPTGKFTSVDSIRQILVHNQDKVVIIDEAYIDFGGESCVPLIPDHPNLLVVHTFSKSRSLAGLRVGLAMGQSELIEGLNRVKNSINSYTLDAIAQVGGEQSLRDKETFELNVRRIIKTREYTVKALKDLGFEVIDSRANFIFVTHPAIPAVELFDALRQQDIIVRYFAKPRIDNYLRVSIGTDEEMEALCRALEGILREK from the coding sequence ATGAGTAAATTTTGGAGTGAAACGGTAAAGGGAATTACACCCTATGTACCCGGAGAACAGCCGGGAGCCAAGAAGGTAATCAAGCTGAACACGAACGAGAACCCCTACCCGCCGCCTGCGCAGGTGCTGGATGCCATGAAAGCAGCTGTAACCGGACGGCTGAAGCTGTATCCCGACCCGGAATGTGTAGGACTGCGGAAAGCCGCCGCCGATTACTATGGTCTGCCGATAGAGAATATATTTGCCGGCAATGGCTCGGACGAAATTTTGGCTTTTTGCTTCAAGGCTTTTTTCAACCCGGGTGAGACCATTCTATTCCCCGATATTACTTACAGCTTCTATGAAGTGTATGCCAGGCTGTTCGATATCTCCTACCAAAAAATCCCGCTGGACGAGCATTTCGACATCCCGCTTGAGCCTTTCTTTGGACCGAACGGCGGCATCCTGCTCGCCAATCCGAACGCGCCAACCGGCAAATTCACCTCTGTGGACAGCATTCGGCAAATTCTTGTACATAACCAAGATAAGGTCGTCATCATTGACGAAGCGTATATCGATTTCGGCGGAGAGTCCTGCGTACCTTTAATTCCAGATCATCCGAATCTTCTCGTCGTCCATACGTTTTCCAAGTCCCGTTCGCTCGCCGGGCTGCGTGTCGGACTGGCAATGGGGCAGAGCGAATTGATCGAAGGCTTGAACCGGGTGAAGAACAGCATCAATTCCTACACTTTGGATGCCATTGCCCAGGTGGGCGGAGAGCAGTCCCTTCGGGATAAGGAAACGTTTGAGCTTAATGTGCGCCGGATTATCAAGACCCGGGAATATACGGTCAAGGCGCTGAAAGACTTGGGGTTCGAAGTGATAGACTCGCGGGCGAATTTTATTTTTGTCACCCATCCCGCTATTCCGGCAGTGGAGCTGTTCGATGCGCTCAGGCAGCAGGATATTATCGTCCGCTATTTTGCCAAGCCGAGGATCGACAATTATTTACGAGTGAGTATCGGGACGGATGAGGAAATGGAAGCTCTGTGCCGGGCGCTGGAAGGGATTTTGAGGGAAAAATAA
- a CDS encoding HAD family hydrolase — MYESIIFDIDGTLIDTEEAVIKGLQKMLETDYGRVVERERLIFALGIPGRDSLPQLGIEDVKRAHDRWNHFIHEFFETVKVFDGIADLLEGLKNKKATAGVVTSKTSQEVIDDFNPFGLTDYMDYTVCSSDTKKHKPNPEPLLKYLEISGADPKKSIYIGDTIYDYQCARDAGIDFGLALWGCINQENIDAKYKFEKPTDILEVVETLK, encoded by the coding sequence ATGTACGAATCAATAATCTTTGATATTGACGGAACTTTGATCGACACCGAAGAAGCGGTGATTAAAGGGTTGCAAAAAATGCTTGAAACCGACTACGGCAGAGTGGTGGAGAGGGAGCGGCTTATATTCGCATTAGGCATTCCCGGCAGGGATTCGCTGCCTCAGTTGGGGATAGAAGATGTGAAGCGGGCGCATGACCGGTGGAATCATTTTATCCATGAGTTCTTCGAAACGGTCAAAGTATTTGACGGGATTGCCGACCTGCTTGAAGGGCTGAAGAACAAAAAGGCGACGGCCGGGGTCGTGACCTCAAAGACGTCTCAGGAAGTGATCGACGATTTCAACCCGTTCGGCCTTACGGATTACATGGACTATACCGTATGTTCAAGCGATACGAAAAAGCACAAGCCGAATCCCGAGCCGCTGCTGAAATATCTCGAAATTTCGGGTGCCGATCCCAAAAAATCGATTTATATCGGTGACACCATCTATGACTACCAATGTGCCAGAGACGCGGGAATCGACTTCGGTCTTGCGCTGTGGGGCTGCATCAATCAGGAGAACATCGACGCCAAGTATAAATTCGAAAAACCTACGGACATCCTTGAAGTCGTCGAAACCTTAAAATAA